A single window of Vigna unguiculata cultivar IT97K-499-35 chromosome 1, ASM411807v1, whole genome shotgun sequence DNA harbors:
- the LOC114189899 gene encoding uncharacterized protein LOC114189899, translated as MTGAETDRSGNLIIGSCMIAGRSLHVLYDSGETRSFVSESKVVELGLLVRELQYDLVVSTLASGLVRTSTMCARCLIEVEERKYKVNLICLPLEGLDVILEMDWLSVNHILIYFNEKKVLFPNSKDEDLLMSL; from the coding sequence ATGACGGGTGCAGAGACAGACAGATCAGGTAACCTCATCATCGGGTCTTGTATGATTGCTGGTAGGAGCTTGCATGTTTTATATGATTCGGGAGAGACACGCTCATTTGTGTCAGAATCTAAAGTGGTAGAGTTGGGTCTTCTGGTGAGGGAACTCCAGTATGACCTGGTGGTGTCCACGCTTGCTTCTGGGTTGGTCAGAACCTCGACAATGTGTGCTAGATGTTTGATCGAGGTTGAGGAACGCAAGTACAAGGTAAACCTTATTTGTTTACCTTTGGAAGGGTTAGATGTAATCTTGGAAATGGATTGGCTATCTGTTAATCACATTCTCATTTATTTCAATGAGAAAAAGGTGTTGTTCCCCAACTCAAAGGATGAAGATCTGTTGATGTCCTTATAG
- the LOC114189909 gene encoding uncharacterized protein LOC114189909, which produces MAPLSIKEFPALVEKARQKVGGPSGFLSRHEDRRKPYSRPQPHGPRRFSHQPQQPQFSRPQCYHCGRPYLKNACPQLIGKRTCHRCGQEGHFIMECPASRSAASRPPAQSQSQ; this is translated from the exons ATGGCCCCGCTCTCTATCAAGGAATTCCCTGCCTTGGTAGAGAAGGCAAGA CAGAAGGTGGGAGGACCATCTGGGTTCCTGAGCAGACATGAAGATAGGAGAAAACCATACTCCAGACCTCAGCCTCATGGGCCTAGGAGGTTCTCACATCAGCCACAACAGCCTCAGTTTTCCAGGCCGCAGTGTTACCATTGTGGAAGGCCTTACCTGAAGAATGCTTGCCCTCAGCTGATTGGCAAGAGGACATGTCACAGATGTGGCCAAGAGGGTCACTTTATTATGGAGTGCCCTGCCAGTAGGAGTGCAGCTTCGAGGCCTCCAGCACAGTCTCAGTCACAATAG